Proteins from one Ipomoea triloba cultivar NCNSP0323 chromosome 1, ASM357664v1 genomic window:
- the LOC116012804 gene encoding uncharacterized protein LOC116012804 has product MRVIIILFALLAFVINFSYGNNVGSWGKSKGYKSSSIITRLKTIHGDIYNCVNIYKQPGMNHPTMATERIKFAGLLIGNAPSERFTGAKATMTIWNPTLRGENQYSSASLYVEDGDNQIRVGWIVHPALYGDSRTRLFSRWTSDNYGKTGCYINHCPGFVMTSNVVSLDYAFPNMSVLRGEQFDVTLQVVKRSTGDWEFNYNGQQLGTWTSSIFSKMGESASQLRFGGECYQPEIQDVSPQMGSGGRFRKGKYDRTAYMRQLSYTDTIYGDAVLDDSMVQVQTSRCYYATNEGYNFNDDWYGYNFMYGGKGGKDGAECFDDSL; this is encoded by the exons ATGAGAgtaattataattctttttgcTCTTTTGGCTTTTGTTATCAACTTTAGCTATGGCAACAATGTTGGTAGTTGGGGAAAATCGAAAGGATACAAGAGCAGTTCAATTATTACTCGTCTAAAG ACCATTCATGGTGATATTTATAATTGTGTGAACATATATAAACAACCTGGTATGAACCATCCAACAATGGCAACAGAAAGAATTAAG TTTGCGGGACTTTTAATTGGGAATGCTCCTTCTGAAAGATTTACTGGTGCTAAAGCTACAATGACTATATGGAATCCAACACTACGAGGGGAAAATCAATATAGTTCGGCTTCTTTGTATGTGGAGGATGGAGATAATCAAATAAGAGTTGGATGGATT gtaCACCCTGCATTATATGGTGATTCGCGCACTCGACTATTTAGTAGATGGACA AGTGACAACTATGGAAAAACTGGATGTTATATCAATCATTGTCCAGGATTTGTGATGACATCTAACGTTGTGTCACTTGATTATGCTTTTCCCAATATGTCTGTATTGCGTGGAGAACAATTTGACGTGACTCTCCAAGTAGTTAAG CGTTCTACCGGAGATTGGGAGTTCAATTACAATGGCCAACAACTTGGTACGTGGACAAGCTCCATATTTTCAAAAATGGGTGAAAGTGCTAGTCAATTGCGATTTGGAGGGGAGTGTTATCAACCAGAAATTCAAGATGTAAGTCCTCAGATGGGAAGTGGTGGTAGATTTAGAAAAGGAAAGTATGATAGAACGGCTTATATGCGTCAATTGAGTTATACTGATACTATATATGGAGATGCTGTTCTTGACGATTCTATGGTTCAGGTTCAAACATCTAGATGTTATTATGCAACCAATGAAGGATATAATTTTAATGATGATTGGTATGGATACAACTTTATGTATGGAGGTAAGGGTGGCAAAGATGGTGCAGAATGTTTCGACGACAGCTTGTAA